The genome window ATACGACGTGAAGTATAACTATATGAGTTTTGTCATCAAATTATTCGCTTAAAAATAACAGCATTAAATAAATACATCAAATAGAGACCTTAAATAAAGGCATTAATTAAAGGCATTAATTAAAGGCATTAAATAAAGGCattaataaaaactaaataagGACTTAAAGGACATTAAATAAATAGATTTGCAAAGCTTACCTGTTGTAGGAGCTGTTGTTGTAGAAGTAACATTAGGTCTTGCACTTGACTCTAAATAATCATGTTTGGTAAAATCGAAAGTTTTCTCTAGTGCAAAAGTGCAAAATCTCTAGTGCAAAAGTTATTGGAAGACACCGCATTCAGAAGACTTCCAGCACTGTCATCCATATCCACTGTCCAAATCCAAACTCCACCAAGCTTCATATCGCAGACGTATTTCTTCTTCTCTCGAATACTCCGGTCACTTTCGAGTGTCACAAacgtgtttttgtttttgtcccAGAGGAATgatgtttttgtttcagtatCCCAATTAGTTGAGCCAAGCGATAAACCGTGAGTTTTCTCAGCAGACCATCTTGATATGTACGGTTCCCCCACAGCTATTCCATTCACCAAATCTGCATTTCTGAATACTTCAGTGTTGGAATCGAGGCTTTCTTTCACATGTTCCCAACGTCTCGCATAAAATGGAATGACTAGATTCAACTTGCTTggatcttcaattttttcaacgtaATATTTCATAGTGTGATGCACGTTGAAATTCTTCCTAGCGCCAAACCCACCGCACATCGGAGCCGACGGCCCCGTCGGTACTCCATACTGATTGGCCCACGGGCCCGCAAAATCCATAGAATGCACGTTTAGGAAATCAACATGTTCTATGATTTCATCCAAGTCGAATCCCATCTCGAAGTTGTCTACATCAACTGGTGGAACTACCACTGACAGGATATACCGTTTCTCTTGATTTTTAAGCTTCTGATTCAACTCTCGAAGAAACTTGGAGTAACTCGCTCTATTTCCGAGCTTTGGCCATTTCCAGAATATATCGACGCCGTCAATCTTGTGCTCAATAAGGAATGATAGGATGGATTTAATGAagatgctgaaaaaattatgcttcaaattttgttctcTTTACTCATATCTACCTTTTTTTCTGCTCATCCTCTAGTACCGAGGAAAAATAATTCGAGTTCTCAAATCCACCAATGGAAATCATCAGCATAGTCATTGAATTCTTCACCTTTGACTTCAAATCTTTGAATCTTTCTTTCGCACGCTCACTCATTTCCAATTGCCCATCATCTGTCATACTGACGAATCTGAAGACTGCGTGAGTCAGCTTGGCAAGCTGCTTCTTTGATATTGGCATGGTCTCGAACTCAGAGTATAGTCCAATAATACGTTTTtcattgtctgaaaaaaagagatgaaAACGGCCTAAAGCCCCAAGAACTCAGAATCCCACCGGTGACACTTCTTGCATTCCTAGTACTCGATTTCCCCTGAAAATTGCCCAAGATAGCAAAGGTCCCACAAAGGAACAGTAATGCAAAACCAATTTTGTAAGCCTTGTCCCATATTAGTTTCGGCCTTTTTTcaagtctgaaatttgtttctaATAGGATACTATAGAAAAAGCAGAGTTTAAACTAACGGTAAGGGCAATAGAGTTTGCACTTGGGATGGAGTAGGCATGACGCAATGAACATGTGCCTACTGAATTTGGGGACTTAAATACTTACAGAAGGGGCGgttaataaaaactttactTGCATTTAAAAGTAACAAGAAGATCAAGGTTGTTGATATTCCTCATCTCAAATTTATTATCAATTAGTAGAACGGGTTTACTGTTATCTGTTTTTGTGGTCACACAGAGGTTATCATTAGGAATGGTTGTTTACCAAATATAACAGTTCATTCGAATCAGAATTAATTCGTAtctataaattggcaaaaaaatcggaGTTCAGATCAGAGATCTTTGAATATAATAATTAATTGATATGGACGACAGTACTCTTCTGAATGCATTCTGTGATGCAGATTTCtgcttttaaactttttttacttCATTAACAACGAACAAATAAATTTGTCGGACTTCAGTGGAGGCCAGGGGGCTTCGGGGGGCGTTTGAAGGAAATACTAATTATTCTAATTGAAATTATGGCAATGTATTAGTGGTCCAATCAAGGCAACTgatggaaattggaaaaacagcAATATGGGAAGCACAGGCAAAATATTCCGAGAAAACATGGTGCTTGGAAATCATCAATATGAAGTAAAGTTAGACACTTATAagttttttagacaaaatggAGGAAGTGTTTGGGAATAATATTGAagagtaaaaaaatcaaattaatccTCATCGAAATTGATCAACCCATCGCAGGTCTCCTCATCTTCAGTCCCAACATCAGATTTCTTCCCAACCTCGAATTCCACCGGAAAAACGAGTGGCGCAGCCCAGAATCCGTCGGTGAACAAGTTGACCAGCAGAACATAAGAGACCTGAATCAGCTCCGAGGCGAATGAAGGGGTGGCCGGCTCCTTGAACTTCATGGAGAACGTCGAGATGGCGATCTCGTCGTTGCGGATTTTCAGCTCggattttccagtttttccgaTGAGAACTGAGTGAGTCTTTCGGCAGGCCGATGTGGTGGAGTAGTACTCGATTCTTTGGAAGGCTTCAAGCGAGATTTTCTTGATGGTTCTGGAGCTGCAGTTTTTGATCTTAATGATCAAGGAGATCGGATCGTCAAAGAAGATGATACGGTTCGAGAGTTGAGCCTGGAAGATTATGTGTTTgtcttcatttaaaaaaaaccatcacAGCTATACCCTCTATCATAACTCGTGAGACCGAGGCGCGAGTAACAACAGGTGACCTTTAGGAGTACCATAAAAGTGAGCACACACTTGTCAATGTCTACCGAATTTTACCACATATGTATCAGAGACATGTGCACAGAAAAAGTGATGTAAGAGGGATGATGGCGTCAACATAgagttattttgaaattgttggtGCTGACAAAAGCAGATTAGAAAACATAAGGGTTGGCTAGAAAAGGCTTGTGACTTTCTACATATGGCATCCAGATGTGAATAGTTCTTATGCTTACCTCAAAATAGATTTCTCCTCTGTTGCAATTCAACTTCTGGCAATATCTAATGATATGCTCCGGGCCCAGATGCTTCTTCGACACTACCGTTGGTTTCTGAGTGACCAGGAACTCCTTCTTAACACATTGATCAAGCGCGTGTGGGCGATCCATGTGCACTTTGATGTAGAATCGAATGAACCCGAAAGGTCCCTCGAACGATTGTGGGATGTTCTCGGGCACGGTGTAGTCGAATGGGATCCTGTGCGTGCCGGGCTCTATTcgattctggaattttttagatttgttAAATGAACACATCCATGCTCACGAACCTCCGACATTTCAGCTTTCCAGAGCACACCGCTCTCATTAAAATAGGTCCATTGTCCGACCTTCGTCACATTGTCCCATCCTGTCTCGGCTTTTCCCTTGACAGTCAGAGTGATGGCGCGGCACGTGGAAAACTTCTCGAACTTGAGCACAATATGCCCGGAAACAGTGTCACCGGGATAGTGAAGCTTCTCGGGCTCGGCGAGCACAATGCAGTCAGGGCTTAGTTTGAAGGGCATCTGGAAAAGATGGGGTAATGTCAAATATCTGATAAATTGAGTGAaacatcaacaaaaaaacagagaaGGGCGCCCCGATCGCGTATTCCACATCATTAAAACAGTGAGCCCACAATCGACGGCACATTTATGGTGGGCGGAGACTGAGAATTGTGAGGGGACGCAGAGAAAAATGGGTGTGAAAACAGTCAGTAATGGCATGGAATTGTTCGCATTAAATTGTAGTGGTGATCGGGAGAgtttgttagaaaaattttggttgcggaaggaaaaaaaaacgcaaaatatTGACGagccaaaagttttcagaaagttggTAAAAGTTGCGgataatttgagaaaaaaaaggttcaagCCGAAAGTTTACGAAAGTTGGCGCAAGCTGACGCGAATTGTCGAAAGTTGGCCGAAATTGGCGAACGGTgccgaaattttgcaaaagttgGGGTAAGTTGCAGAAAATGGACGAAGGTTTCAGAAAGTTAacgaaaattggcaaacgTTGCCGAAAGTTgacgaaaattgccgaaaattgccgTTAGTTCCCGAAAATTGGCATAAGTTGGCAAAAGTTGTCGGAAAATTGCGGAAGCTTGCGAAAATGGCGGAAAGTTGTCGAAAGTTGgcgaaaaatggcaaaagttGGCAAATGTTGCCGAAAGTTGGCGAAAATTAGGGAAAGTTAGCAAAAATTGGTGAAAGTTGCCAAAAGTTGCCGTAAGTTACCGACAATTGCCGATAGTTGCCGGAAAGTGGCAAAATGTggcgaaattttgcgaaattttcatATGTTGCCGAATGTTTGCGAAAATTGGCGAATGTTGCCGAAACTTGCCGGAAGTTAgcaaaaattgacgaaaatttgCGGAAGTTTTTTACAAGTTGCCGAGAATAGTTAGAAAACCTCTCAAAATTAAAGGAAAAGTGTGTGAAATTGCAGAATATagccaaaaatacaaaaagataacgtttttgaaatttttgtttttgcttcatgaaaaatgaatcatAATTCATACACCCCCACTGTTTGCTTTTTCTGAACACTgaggaaaattttcgaaatatgtACATCACGTTATCAGTGATAACCTAATAAAAATTACTGAGGAAACAGcttcaaaaaccaataaattgtGCCGGTTTCATTTATCGATAAGaaactttacaaaaacttttaaattttatcaatcGAGGTATTGTCCGCCgaatttatctattttttgaaacgtcaTGATCACACTGTGGAATGAcaacaaaaaccaatttttcgatgggattt of Caenorhabditis elegans chromosome II contains these proteins:
- the arrd-9 gene encoding Arrestin C-terminal-like domain-containing protein (Confirmed by transcript evidence): MPFKLSPDCIVLAEPEKLHYPGDTVSGHIVLKFEKFSTCRAITLTVKGKAETGWDNVTKVGQWTYFNESGVLWKAEMSENRIEPGTHRIPFDYTVPENIPQSFEGPFGFIRFYIKVHMDRPHALDQCVKKEFLVTQKPTVVSKKHLGPEHIIRYCQKLNCNRGEIYFEAQLSNRIIFFDDPISLIIKIKNCSSRTIKKISLEAFQRIEYYSTTSACRKTHSVLIGKTGKSELKIRNDEIAISTFSMKFKEPATPSFASELIQVSYVLLVNLFTDGFWAAPLVFPVEFEVGKKSDVGTEDEETCDGLINFDED